The Novipirellula aureliae genome segment TTTCCGAAGTAATGCACGAAGCGGCGCAGAAATGTTCGCTGGCGAAAGCTCGCCGGTTGCCACTTGATAAAGCAACGGTTGGAACAAATGGAAGTTGCGTCGATCGATAATAGTTAGATCGACGTTTGCACGGCGAAGCGATCTGGCAGCTTGCAAGCCAGCGAAACCGCCACCAAGGATGACAATTTGTAGATTGGAATTCATTCCACTGATTATTCTCGATCGGGGTGGGTGCGGCGAAATACGGTTAGTAAAGCGTAGCGTAATAGACTCCGATCTACGAGTTGTCCTTAGGAATTTGTCTGAGATTTCAATTCGCACAGACTGCACGTTTTATGCCACGCCAAGTCGACACAAAGAGAACCGCCGTTGTCATCTTAGCATTCTGCCATTGTTTGCTCTGTCGGGAGTTGAAGAGCGATTGTCCTCGCCACTTCGTTTAGCTTACATTGTTTCGATTCTGGCGTCGTTATCGAACCACCAAGTGTATTTATTTCATCATGAAACCATCAACCGCGAATGCCTATCGAGAAGCAACCGCCGCATCCGTTCTGGGATTGGTCGTCAATTTCAGTTTGGCAGTCGTCAAACTGGTCGGTGGCTTGCTAGGGCATTCATTCGCGTTGATATCCGATGCAGCCAATTCGATGGGAGATGTGTTGACATCGCTCGTCGTGCTGTTTGCGCTTCGTGTGGCTCAGAAGCCCGCCGACTCAGAGCATCCTTACGGACACACACGAATTGAGGCGGTTGCCGGATCGAATGTTGCGGTGCTCATTCTTGTCTCTGCGGTTTGGATTGGCTGGGAAGCGATTGGGCGATTCTCAACGACGCATCCGCTCCCGCCGATTTGGACGCTTTGGATCGCCGGTGGAAATGCTGCGATTAAGGAGAGCTTGTACCGATATAAGATGCGAATCGGCCGTCGAACCGGCTCAAGTGCTGTGATTGCGAATGCGTGGGATCATCGCAGCGATGCGTTGTGTTCGCTGGCTGTTTTAGTCGGTTTAGGAATCGTTCGCGTTGGTGGGCCGCAATATATTTGGGCCGATGAAATCGCTGCATTATTTGTTGTTGCAGCGATCAGTTGGACCGCTATCAAGTTGTTGCAACAAAGCACTAATGAATTAATGGATGTTCAAGCAAACAATGAATTGGTAGATCAAATGCGAATGACAGCAATAAAAGTCGAAGGAGTGAAAGACATTGAAAAATTTCGGGTCCGCAAATCAGGCTTAGAATATTTTGCTGACATTCACGTTCAAGTGGATCCACAAGCAACGGTTGAGAAAGGCCACGCGATCGGACATGCCGCCAAGGAGGCGTTGCTCAGTGAGCATGGCCTTCTCCGAGACGTCCTTGTTCACCTAGAACCCTATCGACCCGCAAACATTCCCAACAAATTGCAATAGAACGCATTCGTACGATTTACGCTAATGAGGTCAATATGAACAAATGGGAACACGACCATTCCTTTGGTCAAGATAAGAAGAAACCCGGCGAGTTCCGAACTCTAATTGTCATTGCAATGACGTTCACGACGATGATCCTTGAGATTGTCGCGGGCATCATTTATGGTTCGATGGCGTTGTTAGCTGATGGCCTGCACATGGCTTCGCATGCAAGCGCCCTGATGATTTCGATGATTGCCTACGTTTACGCTCGGCGGTACGCTCACGACAAGCGATTCAGTTTTGGTACTGGAAAAGTCAATTCGTTGGCAGGTTTTACCGGAGCGATCCTATTAGCCGCGTTCGCACTTGTGATGGCGTGGGAAAGCGTCGGACGACTGTTCGCACCTTTACCGATTGCTTTCAACCAAGCTCTGATGGTGGCCGTCTTCGGACTTGTCGTAAACGGCTTGTCTGTTTTGGTACTCGGCCATGACCACGGGCATCACCATGACCATGAGCACCATGATGAACACGCACACGATCACTCGCATCATCATGAACATGATCACAATCTTCGCTCCGCTTATCTACATGTTTTAGCAGACGCATTGACATCGGTGCTGGCGATATTCGCGCTGCTCGCTGGTAAGTATTACGCACTGAATTGGCTTGATCCCGTGATGGGC includes the following:
- a CDS encoding cation diffusion facilitator family transporter, which gives rise to MKPSTANAYREATAASVLGLVVNFSLAVVKLVGGLLGHSFALISDAANSMGDVLTSLVVLFALRVAQKPADSEHPYGHTRIEAVAGSNVAVLILVSAVWIGWEAIGRFSTTHPLPPIWTLWIAGGNAAIKESLYRYKMRIGRRTGSSAVIANAWDHRSDALCSLAVLVGLGIVRVGGPQYIWADEIAALFVVAAISWTAIKLLQQSTNELMDVQANNELVDQMRMTAIKVEGVKDIEKFRVRKSGLEYFADIHVQVDPQATVEKGHAIGHAAKEALLSEHGLLRDVLVHLEPYRPANIPNKLQ
- the dmeF gene encoding CDF family Co(II)/Ni(II) efflux transporter DmeF yields the protein MNKWEHDHSFGQDKKKPGEFRTLIVIAMTFTTMILEIVAGIIYGSMALLADGLHMASHASALMISMIAYVYARRYAHDKRFSFGTGKVNSLAGFTGAILLAAFALVMAWESVGRLFAPLPIAFNQALMVAVFGLVVNGLSVLVLGHDHGHHHDHEHHDEHAHDHSHHHEHDHNLRSAYLHVLADALTSVLAIFALLAGKYYALNWLDPVMGIVGAVLVARWSYGLLKMTIAVLLDHQGPQELQELIRRNIADIQGADVVDLHLWQIGPGMYSLIMSIATSDPLEVQLYKQAIPQDSGIVHITVEVHQDHNVSSQTG